The following proteins are co-located in the Roseovarius arcticus genome:
- the mdh gene encoding malate dehydrogenase — translation MARPKIALIGAGQIGGTLAHLAAIKELGDIVLFDISEGTPEGKALDIAESGPAEGFDATLKGTQSYADIAGADVCIVTAGVPRKPGMSRDDLLGINLKVMKSVGEGIRDHAPNAFVICITNPLDAMVWALREFSGLPHEKVCGMAGVLDSARFRHFLSLEFGVSMRDVSAFVLGGHGDTMVPLTRYSTVAGIPLPDLIDMGWTTQEKLDAVVQRTRDGGAEIVGLLKTGSAFYAPATSAIEMAEAYLKDQKRVLPCAAHVDGAYGLNGFYVGVPTVIGAGGIEKVIEIKMNKDEQAMFDKSVTAVKGLVDACKSIDGSLS, via the coding sequence ATGGCCAGACCCAAGATAGCACTGATCGGCGCCGGACAAATCGGGGGTACGCTCGCCCACCTCGCCGCGATCAAGGAACTGGGCGATATCGTCCTGTTCGACATCTCCGAAGGCACGCCCGAGGGCAAAGCCTTGGACATCGCCGAATCGGGCCCCGCCGAAGGCTTTGACGCGACGCTCAAGGGCACGCAATCCTATGCCGACATCGCAGGTGCGGACGTGTGCATCGTGACCGCTGGCGTCCCGCGGAAACCGGGGATGAGCCGCGACGACCTGCTAGGTATCAACCTGAAGGTGATGAAGTCGGTCGGTGAAGGCATCCGCGATCACGCGCCGAATGCGTTCGTGATCTGCATCACCAACCCGCTTGATGCGATGGTTTGGGCGCTGCGCGAATTTTCCGGCCTGCCGCACGAAAAGGTCTGCGGCATGGCGGGCGTTCTGGACAGCGCACGCTTCCGTCACTTCCTCAGCCTCGAATTTGGCGTCTCGATGCGTGATGTCAGCGCCTTTGTTCTGGGCGGGCATGGCGACACGATGGTGCCGCTAACGCGCTACTCTACCGTTGCCGGCATTCCCCTGCCCGACCTGATCGACATGGGATGGACTACCCAAGAGAAGCTGGACGCAGTCGTGCAGCGCACCCGCGACGGCGGCGCCGAAATCGTCGGCCTGCTGAAAACCGGCAGCGCGTTCTATGCGCCCGCCACATCCGCCATCGAAATGGCCGAGGCGTATCTGAAGGACCAAAAACGCGTCCTGCCCTGCGCCGCACATGTCGACGGCGCCTATGGCCTGAACGGCTTTTACGTCGGCGTGCCGACAGTGATCGGCGCGGGCGGCATCGAAAAGGTTATCGAGATCAAGATGAACAAGGACGAGCAGGCGATGTTCGACAAGTCGGTTACCGCCGTTAAGGGCTTGGTCGACGCGTGCAAAAGCATCGACGGCTCACTAAGCTGA
- the dut gene encoding dUTP diphosphatase, producing MVAVSLCWEPWADQDLGLPDYATSGAAGADLRANFPQDARDGITVAPGARALVPTGLRLAIPDGYEVQLRPRSGLALKHGMTLANTPGTIDADYRGPLGVIVINLGDAAFHIEHGARIAQMVLAPIIFAEFAVVDTLPGTVRGAGGFGSTGHG from the coding sequence ATGGTGGCGGTATCGCTATGCTGGGAGCCGTGGGCAGACCAAGATCTGGGCCTGCCGGATTATGCCACATCCGGGGCTGCTGGGGCTGATCTGCGGGCAAATTTCCCGCAGGACGCCCGCGACGGGATCACTGTGGCACCGGGCGCGCGGGCGTTGGTGCCGACGGGACTGAGGCTGGCTATACCTGACGGGTATGAGGTGCAGTTGCGCCCCCGGTCGGGGCTGGCGCTCAAGCATGGGATGACCCTCGCCAATACGCCGGGTACCATTGACGCCGACTATCGCGGACCGTTGGGTGTGATCGTGATCAACCTTGGCGATGCTGCATTTCACATCGAACATGGCGCGCGGATTGCGCAGATGGTTCTGGCGCCTATTATCTTCGCTGAGTTCGCGGTGGTAGATACGCTGCCGGGGACGGTACGCGGCGCTGGCGGCTTTGGCTCAACGGGGCATGGCTGA
- a CDS encoding aspartate aminotransferase family protein, which produces MDGKFLDNDIEKVVAADRAHVWHHLSQHKPYETSDPRIIVEGKGMRVWDQHGKEHLDGVSGGVWTVNVGYGRERIANAVRDQLIKLNYFAGSAGSIPGAMFSERIIAKMPGLSRIYYTNSGSEANEKAFKMVRQIAHKRYGGKKHKILYRDRDYHGTTIACLSAGGQQERNAQYGPYTPGFVAVPHCLEYRAQWDLSGEEYGLAAANAIEEVILREGPDTVGAICLEPVTAGGGVIVPPEGYWPRVQEICRKYDILLHIDEVVCGLGRTGTWFGYQNYGVEPDFVTMAKGVASGYAAIACCATSERVFDMFKDDASDPMNYFRDISTFGGCTAGPAAALENMNIIEEEGLLKNTLEMGDYMLDELRALKDKHEVIGDVRGKGLFLGAELVTDRTTKEPMDEKKVAAVTGDCMAQGVIIGMTNRSIPGFNNTLCYSPALIATKDDIDEMISATDKALTKVFG; this is translated from the coding sequence ATGGACGGCAAGTTTCTGGACAATGATATCGAAAAGGTCGTCGCAGCCGACCGCGCCCATGTTTGGCACCACCTCAGCCAGCATAAACCCTACGAGACGTCAGATCCTCGGATCATCGTCGAGGGCAAGGGGATGCGCGTCTGGGATCAGCACGGCAAAGAGCATCTGGATGGCGTGTCGGGCGGCGTCTGGACCGTCAATGTCGGCTATGGCCGTGAGCGGATCGCCAACGCAGTGCGCGACCAACTGATTAAGCTGAACTATTTCGCAGGATCTGCCGGATCGATCCCCGGCGCGATGTTTTCTGAGCGCATTATTGCGAAAATGCCGGGCCTGAGCCGGATTTATTATACAAACTCCGGCTCTGAGGCGAATGAAAAGGCGTTCAAGATGGTCCGCCAGATCGCGCACAAGCGCTACGGCGGCAAAAAGCACAAGATCCTTTACCGCGACCGCGATTACCACGGCACGACTATCGCCTGCCTGTCCGCCGGCGGCCAACAGGAGCGTAACGCGCAATACGGCCCCTACACGCCCGGCTTCGTCGCCGTACCTCACTGCCTTGAGTACCGCGCACAGTGGGACTTGAGCGGCGAGGAATATGGACTAGCGGCGGCCAACGCCATCGAAGAAGTCATTCTGCGCGAAGGCCCCGATACCGTCGGCGCGATCTGCCTAGAGCCTGTGACAGCCGGTGGCGGCGTGATCGTTCCGCCCGAAGGCTACTGGCCCCGCGTTCAGGAAATCTGCCGTAAATACGATATCTTGCTGCATATTGACGAGGTGGTCTGCGGCCTTGGGCGCACGGGTACGTGGTTCGGCTACCAAAACTACGGGGTCGAGCCTGACTTCGTGACCATGGCCAAGGGCGTCGCCTCGGGCTATGCCGCCATCGCCTGCTGCGCCACATCCGAGCGCGTGTTCGACATGTTCAAGGACGACGCAAGCGATCCGATGAATTACTTCCGCGACATCTCGACTTTTGGGGGCTGCACGGCCGGCCCGGCAGCCGCGCTTGAGAATATGAACATCATCGAAGAAGAAGGCCTGCTCAAAAATACCCTAGAAATGGGCGATTACATGCTGGACGAGCTGCGCGCCCTCAAGGACAAGCATGAGGTCATCGGCGACGTACGCGGCAAGGGTCTCTTTCTCGGGGCCGAGCTGGTCACCGACCGCACCACCAAAGAGCCGATGGACGAGAAGAAGGTCGCCGCCGTCACAGGCGACTGCATGGCGCAGGGGGTTATTATCGGGATGACGAACCGCTCCATCCCCGGTTTTAACAATACGCTATGCTACTCGCCCGCGTTGATCGCTACGAAGGACGACATCGACGAAATGATCTCGGCCACCGACAAAGCACTTACAAAGGTGTTCGGCTAA
- a CDS encoding DUF1285 domain-containing protein yields MSDDPITTPSGKPSASPSAEGIAASAKAATKGRGLPPVHDWNPPFCGDLDMRIARDGTWFYLGTPIGRKELVRLFSTIMRRDGDKYFLVTPVEMVGITVDDAPFVAVDFDVTGNGTDQRISFHTNVDDSVTASADAPIRVERDPSTGEPSPYVLVRHNLEALIDRKSFYRLVDIGVHHEGWFGLWSGGTFFGLIPSAELPAT; encoded by the coding sequence ATGAGCGACGATCCGATCACGACACCGTCAGGCAAACCTTCTGCATCCCCCTCGGCAGAGGGCATTGCCGCATCGGCCAAAGCCGCGACAAAGGGGCGCGGCCTGCCGCCTGTGCATGACTGGAACCCGCCTTTTTGCGGTGATTTGGACATGCGTATCGCCCGAGATGGCACATGGTTCTATCTGGGCACGCCAATCGGACGGAAGGAGTTGGTGCGTCTCTTTTCCACGATTATGCGCAGGGATGGGGATAAATATTTCCTCGTCACGCCAGTCGAGATGGTGGGAATCACTGTCGATGATGCGCCCTTCGTCGCTGTTGATTTCGACGTCACGGGCAATGGCACCGATCAACGCATCAGTTTTCACACGAATGTCGACGATTCCGTGACCGCTAGCGCGGATGCCCCGATTCGCGTTGAGCGTGACCCAAGCACAGGCGAGCCGTCGCCCTATGTGCTGGTGCGCCATAACCTAGAGGCGCTGATTGACCGCAAATCGTTCTATCGTCTCGTCGATATTGGCGTGCATCACGAGGGCTGGTTTGGCCTCTGGTCCGGCGGCACCTTCTTTGGCCTGATCCCGTCGGCCGAGTTGCCCGCTACCTGA
- a CDS encoding NnrU family protein — protein MAILILGLALWCGGHFFKRIAPDARAGMGAKARGPIALVLLAGIILMVIGYRMSDGAVFWGRHPATVGINNLLMLLSVYLFAVSGMKTALARKMRHPMLAAVKVWAIAHLLVNGDVPSFILFGGLLAWAVSEVIVINRAEPNWTPPPAKPASKEVIAVVATLVVYAVIVAIHYALGYPTFG, from the coding sequence ATTGCCATACTGATTTTGGGTCTTGCGCTGTGGTGCGGCGGGCATTTCTTTAAGCGCATAGCGCCAGATGCGCGCGCGGGTATGGGCGCCAAGGCGCGCGGGCCCATTGCGCTGGTTCTGTTGGCGGGCATAATCTTGATGGTCATTGGCTACCGCATGTCGGACGGCGCCGTATTCTGGGGCCGCCATCCCGCGACGGTGGGGATCAACAATCTGCTGATGCTGCTGTCGGTGTATCTCTTTGCCGTTTCGGGCATGAAAACCGCGCTGGCGCGCAAGATGCGCCATCCAATGCTGGCGGCGGTCAAGGTCTGGGCGATTGCGCATTTGCTGGTAAATGGCGACGTGCCGTCTTTTATCCTCTTTGGCGGCCTGCTCGCTTGGGCGGTGAGCGAAGTGATCGTCATCAACCGCGCCGAGCCGAACTGGACACCCCCGCCTGCCAAGCCTGCGAGCAAGGAGGTGATTGCCGTCGTCGCGACACTGGTCGTCTATGCCGTGATCGTCGCCATTCACTATGCGCTGGGCTATCCTACATTCGGCTGA
- a CDS encoding M3 family metallopeptidase, protein MTNPLLDTWDTPFAIAPFDRVSDADFAPALETALTLARAEVAAIAEGPAAPTFENTIEALEAAGKTLDKVLSVFFTVAGADSNPARQALQRDFSPKLAAYSSWIYAQKPLFARIKALWDGHDALDLTDEQARVLMLTHRSFVRHGAALSGAKEARMQAIMARLAELGTRFTQNLLADEADWHMELSEADLDGLPDFVVRNARDTGSEKGLNGPVITLSRSLIVPFLQFSPRRDLRERAFAAWTARGANGGATDNRDIAAETLALRQERAQLLGYDSFAAFKLETEMAKTPDAVRNLLMQVWTPAKAQADRDADVLTQMMHEDGFNGDLAPWDWRYYAAKRRQAEHDLNEAELKPYLQLDRMIEAAFACASRLFGLKFKPIDVALYHPDCRAWEVTRGGAHVAVFIGDYFARASKRSGAWCSAMRGQAKFPVVQGPVVINVCNFAKGDPALLSYDDARTLFHEFGHALHQMLSDVTYESVSGTSVARDFVELPSQLYEHWLEVPEVLGKFATHAETGEPMPAALLEKVLDAATFDMGFQTVEYVASALVDLVFHEGAPPADPMARQAEVLESIGMPAAITMRHATPHFAHVFAGDGYSAGYYSYMWSEVMDADAFASFTEAGGAFDAGRARALEENILSRGGSADAEALYLAFRGRLPGVEALLKGRGLLA, encoded by the coding sequence ATGACCAACCCACTACTGGACACATGGGACACCCCGTTCGCCATCGCGCCGTTCGACCGGGTGAGCGACGCAGACTTTGCCCCCGCGCTCGAGACGGCGCTAACGCTCGCGCGCGCCGAGGTGGCGGCAATTGCCGAGGGTCCCGCCGCGCCGACGTTTGAAAATACCATCGAAGCGCTGGAGGCAGCGGGCAAGACGCTGGACAAAGTGCTGAGCGTTTTCTTTACGGTTGCGGGCGCGGACAGCAATCCGGCGCGCCAAGCACTTCAACGTGATTTTTCGCCCAAGCTGGCGGCTTATTCGTCGTGGATCTATGCGCAAAAACCCCTCTTTGCGCGGATTAAGGCGCTATGGGACGGACACGATGCACTGGATCTGACCGATGAGCAGGCGCGCGTCCTGATGCTGACGCATCGCAGCTTTGTGCGCCACGGCGCCGCGCTGAGTGGCGCCAAGGAAGCCCGGATGCAGGCGATCATGGCCCGTCTGGCCGAGCTGGGCACGCGGTTTACCCAAAACCTGCTGGCGGATGAGGCCGATTGGCATATGGAGCTGTCCGAGGCTGATCTGGACGGCCTGCCTGATTTTGTGGTCCGCAATGCCCGCGATACAGGCAGCGAAAAGGGGCTGAACGGGCCTGTCATTACGTTGTCGCGGTCGTTGATCGTGCCGTTCCTGCAGTTCTCGCCCCGGCGCGACTTGCGCGAGCGGGCGTTTGCGGCTTGGACAGCGCGGGGCGCGAATGGCGGCGCGACGGACAACCGCGACATCGCCGCCGAGACGCTGGCGCTGCGACAGGAACGCGCGCAACTTCTGGGCTATGACAGCTTTGCCGCGTTCAAGCTGGAGACGGAGATGGCCAAAACGCCGGATGCCGTACGCAATCTGCTAATGCAGGTCTGGACGCCCGCCAAGGCGCAGGCTGATCGCGATGCGGATGTGCTGACGCAGATGATGCACGAGGACGGCTTCAACGGCGATCTGGCCCCGTGGGACTGGCGCTATTACGCGGCCAAGCGCAGACAGGCCGAGCATGACCTGAACGAGGCCGAACTGAAGCCATATCTGCAACTGGACCGCATGATTGAGGCAGCATTCGCCTGCGCGAGCCGCCTGTTCGGGCTGAAGTTCAAACCCATCGACGTGGCGCTCTACCACCCCGACTGCAGGGCGTGGGAAGTGACACGCGGGGGCGCACATGTGGCAGTATTCATCGGCGATTACTTCGCCCGCGCCTCCAAGCGGTCGGGCGCATGGTGCAGCGCGATGCGCGGTCAGGCCAAGTTCCCAGTGGTGCAGGGGCCAGTGGTGATCAATGTCTGTAACTTTGCCAAGGGCGATCCTGCGCTACTGTCCTACGATGACGCGCGCACCCTGTTTCACGAGTTCGGCCATGCGCTGCACCAGATGCTATCAGACGTGACGTATGAAAGCGTCAGCGGCACCTCCGTCGCGCGCGACTTCGTCGAGCTTCCCAGCCAGCTGTATGAACATTGGCTGGAAGTGCCCGAAGTACTGGGCAAGTTCGCCACCCACGCCGAGACGGGCGAGCCGATGCCCGCCGCTCTGCTGGAAAAGGTGCTGGATGCCGCCACGTTCGATATGGGGTTTCAGACGGTTGAATACGTCGCTTCGGCTCTGGTCGATCTGGTGTTTCATGAGGGCGCGCCGCCCGCAGACCCGATGGCGCGGCAGGCCGAAGTGCTAGAGAGTATCGGGATGCCCGCCGCGATCACCATGCGCCATGCCACGCCGCATTTTGCTCATGTCTTTGCCGGGGACGGCTATAGCGCAGGCTATTATAGCTACATGTGGTCCGAGGTGATGGATGCCGACGCCTTTGCCTCGTTCACCGAGGCGGGCGGTGCATTTGACGCCGGAAGGGCGCGCGCACTTGAGGAAAACATCCTATCGCGCGGTGGCTCAGCGGATGCCGAAGCGCTTTATCTGGCGTTTCGAGGCCGGTTGCCCGGAGTAGAGGCGCTGCTGAAGGGGCGCGGCCTGTTGGCGTGA
- a CDS encoding HpcH/HpaI aldolase/citrate lyase family protein, giving the protein MDVAHRPYRSVLYIPAAKQRALEKARELPCDAIIFDLEDAVTPDAKAAGRTALAAALKEGGYGHRARIVRINALTTEWGLDDVRALKDAGADAILMPKVSASCDIDTLADLLPGDMPIWAMMETPTSIFNAREIAAHGRVAGVIAGTNDLAKDLGSRTRADRLPLMTALQTIVMAARAARILAIDGVYNRFKDDEGLAAECEQGRDLGFDGKTLIHPAQIDGANRAFAPASAEIDLARRQIAAHEASAASGDGVAVVDGAIVENLHVIAARSILAKAKILAELGTT; this is encoded by the coding sequence ATGGACGTCGCCCACCGCCCTTATCGATCGGTCCTCTACATTCCTGCTGCAAAGCAGCGCGCGCTGGAAAAGGCGCGCGAGCTGCCGTGCGATGCAATAATTTTTGATCTGGAAGATGCCGTTACGCCGGATGCCAAGGCTGCCGGGCGCACCGCGCTGGCCGCTGCGCTAAAGGAGGGAGGCTATGGCCACCGCGCCCGAATCGTGAGGATTAACGCGCTGACCACCGAATGGGGTCTGGATGACGTGCGCGCATTGAAGGATGCAGGCGCCGATGCGATTCTAATGCCCAAGGTAAGCGCAAGCTGCGATATCGACACGCTTGCCGACCTTTTGCCGGGCGACATGCCAATCTGGGCAATGATGGAAACACCCACCAGCATATTCAACGCGCGCGAAATCGCGGCGCATGGCCGTGTGGCGGGGGTCATCGCAGGTACCAACGATTTGGCCAAGGATTTGGGCAGTCGCACCCGCGCGGACCGCTTGCCGCTGATGACGGCGCTGCAAACCATCGTGATGGCCGCCCGCGCCGCCCGCATTCTGGCCATCGACGGCGTCTATAATCGCTTCAAGGATGACGAAGGTTTAGCGGCGGAGTGCGAGCAGGGCCGCGATCTGGGTTTTGACGGCAAGACGCTGATACACCCCGCGCAAATCGACGGCGCCAACCGCGCGTTCGCACCGGCGAGCGCCGAGATCGATCTGGCCCGCCGCCAGATCGCTGCGCATGAGGCCAGCGCGGCGTCGGGCGATGGTGTGGCCGTGGTCGACGGCGCTATCGTCGAGAATTTGCACGTTATAGCCGCGCGCAGCATACTGGCCAAGGCGAAGATCCTGGCCGAATTGGGGACGACATAA
- a CDS encoding HesA/MoeB/ThiF family protein gives MLLVLILGGALWGLGALLGTPKQVRWTMVGLLWVGVMLLHVVLPASSPLRAMTGGSAAPWALLGGLAVLVLAYRSVLRRVRARVDAREAAPQAGGAFSEVELERYARHIVLREVGGPGQRALKDARVLVVGAGGLGAPVMTYLGAAGVGTIGVIDDDVVELSNLQRQVIHRDRDIGIPKVHSAAAAVRALNPHVVMRPYQRRLTDKIAADLFADYDIILDGTDNSETRHLVNRAAVATGKPLISGALTQWEGQLSVFDPAHGAPCYACVFPDIPADGLAPSCAEAGVMGTLPGVIGAMMAGEAIKLITGAGAPLRGTLLIYDALYSDARRIQIKRRPDCRVCGAKEDT, from the coding sequence ATGCTGCTCGTCTTAATCCTTGGCGGCGCACTGTGGGGGCTTGGCGCGCTGCTCGGAACGCCGAAGCAGGTGCGCTGGACGATGGTCGGCTTGCTCTGGGTTGGGGTCATGTTGCTACATGTCGTGCTTCCTGCAAGCAGCCCATTGCGCGCGATGACAGGCGGCAGCGCGGCTCCTTGGGCATTGCTGGGCGGTCTGGCGGTGCTGGTGCTGGCCTACCGCTCGGTACTGCGCCGGGTGCGCGCGCGGGTTGACGCACGCGAGGCGGCGCCTCAGGCCGGAGGCGCCTTTTCCGAGGTTGAGCTGGAGCGCTATGCGCGCCACATCGTGCTGCGCGAGGTCGGGGGACCGGGCCAGCGTGCACTCAAGGATGCGCGCGTTCTGGTGGTTGGCGCCGGCGGTCTTGGCGCGCCGGTGATGACGTATCTGGGCGCGGCAGGCGTCGGCACGATAGGTGTGATTGACGACGATGTGGTCGAGCTGTCGAACCTGCAACGGCAGGTCATCCACCGCGACCGCGATATCGGCATCCCCAAGGTTCATTCCGCCGCCGCCGCCGTGCGCGCGCTGAACCCGCATGTGGTGATGCGCCCCTACCAGCGGCGCCTGACTGATAAGATTGCGGCTGATCTATTCGCCGACTACGACATTATTTTGGACGGCACCGATAATTCCGAGACGCGCCACTTGGTCAATCGCGCCGCCGTGGCCACGGGAAAGCCGCTGATTTCCGGTGCACTGACTCAGTGGGAGGGGCAATTGAGCGTGTTTGACCCCGCCCATGGCGCGCCCTGCTATGCCTGCGTTTTTCCCGATATTCCAGCGGACGGTCTGGCCCCGTCCTGCGCTGAGGCTGGTGTGATGGGGACGCTACCGGGCGTCATTGGCGCCATGATGGCAGGCGAGGCTATCAAGCTGATTACCGGCGCGGGCGCGCCGTTGCGCGGCACGCTGCTGATCTATGACGCGCTCTATTCGGACGCGCGCCGCATTCAAATCAAGCGCCGCCCCGATTGCCGGGTGTGCGGCGCCAAGGAGGATACATGA
- a CDS encoding hydroxypyruvate isomerase family protein: MPRFAANLSMLFCEHPLPERFAASKAAGFDLVELLFPYEANGADLRRILGQTGQRMVLINTPPPNWTGGDRGFAAIPGGTARFQHDFKRALRYAEALNVRHIHIMAGVASGDEARETYTQNLHWAAAHAPDQGLTIEPINSHDMPGYFLSDFDLAAEVLDDVNAPNLALQFDAYHAHRITGDVMATWAIHGHRAAHAQVAAAEGRHEPLAGAIDYPAFFARLDADRYAGVVAGEYAPAARTEDGLSWAKS, translated from the coding sequence ATGCCGCGCTTTGCCGCCAATCTGTCGATGCTGTTCTGCGAGCATCCGCTACCTGAACGATTCGCCGCGTCAAAGGCCGCAGGTTTCGATCTGGTCGAACTGCTCTTTCCTTATGAGGCAAACGGCGCCGACCTTCGGCGCATTCTGGGCCAGACTGGCCAGCGCATGGTTTTGATCAACACGCCCCCGCCCAATTGGACAGGCGGCGATCGGGGCTTTGCTGCTATTCCCGGCGGCACAGCGCGGTTTCAGCACGATTTCAAGCGGGCGCTTCGGTACGCAGAGGCGCTGAATGTCCGGCATATTCACATCATGGCAGGCGTCGCGTCGGGGGACGAGGCGCGCGAGACGTATACCCAAAACCTCCACTGGGCCGCCGCCCACGCGCCCGATCAGGGCCTGACAATTGAGCCGATCAACAGCCACGACATGCCTGGCTATTTCCTCAGCGACTTCGACCTCGCCGCCGAAGTATTGGACGACGTGAACGCGCCCAACCTAGCTTTGCAATTTGATGCCTATCACGCCCATCGCATCACCGGCGACGTCATGGCGACATGGGCCATCCATGGCCACCGCGCCGCGCATGCTCAGGTCGCCGCCGCTGAGGGCCGGCACGAACCCCTTGCAGGCGCCATCGACTATCCCGCCTTCTTTGCAAGGCTGGATGCGGATCGCTACGCAGGTGTCGTCGCAGGCGAATACGCTCCGGCAGCCCGGACCGAGGACGGGCTAAGCTGGGCCAAATCCTGA
- a CDS encoding MaoC family dehydratase, whose translation MSKTSAAKTNAGRFFEDYTVGQVIEHAVPRTIGAGERALYHALYPARHALYSSDEFARSCGLTTAPLDDLIAFHTVFGKTVPDISLNALANLGYAEGRWLAPVYAGDTLRSVSNVIGLKQNSSGKSGVVWVRTTGINQRSEAVLDYVRWVMVKKRDLDAPAPETVIPDLAPALSADQLVIPDGLDFTGYDFTLAGEPHRWGDYAVGEVIDHVDGVTIEEAEHMLATRLWQNTAKVHFDSTAREGGRLIYGGHVISMARALSFNGLANAQIIAGLNGGAHANPCHAGDTIRAWSEVLDRVETSAPGVGALRLRLVATKGGAVGELRGEDGKYLPDVLLDLDYWALAPV comes from the coding sequence ATGAGCAAGACAAGCGCGGCAAAGACAAACGCTGGCCGGTTTTTCGAGGATTATACGGTCGGGCAGGTGATCGAACATGCGGTGCCGCGCACAATCGGGGCGGGCGAACGCGCGCTTTACCATGCGCTTTATCCGGCGCGCCACGCGCTCTATTCGTCGGACGAATTCGCGCGGTCTTGCGGGCTAACTACTGCGCCGCTGGATGATCTGATCGCCTTTCACACCGTATTCGGCAAGACGGTGCCGGATATTTCGCTGAACGCGCTCGCCAATCTGGGCTATGCCGAGGGGCGCTGGCTGGCTCCCGTCTATGCGGGTGATACGCTGCGGTCGGTGTCTAACGTGATCGGGCTAAAGCAAAACTCGAGCGGCAAATCTGGTGTGGTCTGGGTCCGGACGACAGGGATCAATCAGCGCAGCGAGGCTGTGCTGGATTATGTGCGCTGGGTGATGGTGAAAAAGCGTGATCTGGACGCGCCCGCGCCTGAAACGGTGATCCCCGATCTGGCCCCTGCGCTGAGCGCGGATCAATTGGTGATACCGGACGGCCTTGATTTCACAGGCTATGATTTCACACTTGCGGGCGAGCCGCATCGCTGGGGCGATTACGCAGTGGGCGAGGTGATTGACCATGTCGACGGCGTCACGATCGAGGAGGCCGAGCATATGCTGGCCACGCGCCTATGGCAGAACACCGCCAAGGTGCATTTCGATAGTACAGCCCGCGAGGGCGGGCGGCTGATCTACGGCGGGCACGTCATCTCGATGGCCCGCGCGCTAAGCTTTAATGGGCTGGCCAATGCACAGATTATCGCGGGCCTGAATGGCGGCGCCCATGCAAACCCCTGCCACGCTGGCGATACAATCCGCGCTTGGAGCGAGGTTCTGGACCGGGTCGAGACATCCGCGCCGGGCGTTGGCGCTCTAAGGTTGCGGCTGGTCGCCACCAAGGGCGGCGCGGTGGGCGAGCTGCGCGGCGAGGATGGCAAGTATCTGCCGGACGTGCTGCTGGATCTGGATTACTGGGCGCTGGCGCCGGTGTGA
- a CDS encoding DUF1737 domain-containing protein: MKLYRFLSADDTSAFCHKVTDALNKGWELYGSPTQAFDGANGVMRCGQAVTKEAPGVYTPDTKLGAQ; encoded by the coding sequence ATGAAACTTTACCGCTTTCTTAGTGCCGACGACACGTCCGCGTTCTGCCACAAAGTCACGGATGCGCTAAACAAGGGATGGGAGCTATATGGCAGCCCGACCCAAGCCTTTGACGGGGCTAACGGCGTCATGCGCTGCGGGCAGGCCGTGACCAAGGAGGCGCCGGGCGTCTACACTCCGGACACCAAACTGGGCGCGCAATGA
- a CDS encoding universal stress protein yields MRKFMVVLDDSRECLNAMRFAAMRAAHTQGGVTVLAIIPPEEFNHWIGVGDIMREEQRDRIEAHFEVFAKWMRDKQGVNPQLVIREGEPVNEIIAQIADDPEVGVLVLGASDDRNGPGPLVSQLARGAGSLPIPITIVPGDLSKERLEMIT; encoded by the coding sequence ATGCGCAAATTCATGGTCGTTCTGGACGACAGCCGCGAGTGCCTGAACGCGATGCGATTTGCAGCGATGCGCGCTGCGCACACCCAAGGCGGCGTTACCGTGCTAGCGATCATCCCACCCGAAGAGTTCAACCACTGGATCGGCGTCGGCGATATTATGCGCGAAGAGCAGCGCGATCGCATTGAGGCGCATTTCGAGGTATTCGCCAAGTGGATGCGTGACAAGCAGGGCGTTAACCCGCAACTGGTCATCCGCGAGGGCGAGCCGGTGAACGAAATCATCGCGCAGATCGCCGACGATCCCGAGGTTGGCGTGCTGGTGCTGGGCGCATCGGACGACCGCAATGGGCCCGGCCCCCTGGTGTCGCAGCTCGCGCGCGGGGCTGGTAGTCTGCCGATCCCGATCACGATCGTTCCCGGTGATTTATCCAAGGAACGTCTGGAAATGATCACCTGA